The following is a genomic window from Pirellulales bacterium.
TGTACAAGACTCTGCTACCGCTTGCGGCACTCGTGATGCTGCCAGCAACTTTTGGTCTCGCGCAGTCGTCAGAGGAGCAACCTCCCTGGCAGCAGACGCGCGCTCCGAACGAACAGAACGGCAGCGCCTATCGCCGACCTAAACCGCAGCGGCAGTACATGAAGAGCGCCGCGGCGTCAAAGGCCACCACGCAATCGGTTGGTCGTGTGACCTACGACAATTGGAAGCAACAACCGCTTCAAAAGACCAATAGCCAGAGCTCTGTGCAACGCACGAATTGGCAACAGCCCTCAGGCGGAAACGCGGGCCCTCCGCCGATGTACAACTCAGGCCCCGGCGATGGATACTCAGCGGGCGAGAGCTATGTCTCGGAAGAAGGCGGGTCGGGCGACGCCTACACGCCTTACGACAATTACGGACCCGGTGACGGATCGGGCTACGATTTTGGTCCGAACTCTGTCGGCGGGCCGGAATATGGCGGTGACTGCGACTCGTGCGGGACGTGCGGTCCCTGCGGCGGCTGCGGACCCGGTCGGGGCGCCGTCTACGCCCGCGCCGAGTACCTGGCCTGGTGGATGACCGGCGAGTCGTTGCCTCCCTTGGTTACGACGAGCCCCTCAGGCACCGCGCCGGCACAGGCCGGCGTGCTGAATCAATCCGGCACCTCGATTCTCTATGGCAACGATGCGGTAAATACCAACGCCCGTTCGGGCGGACGCGTGGCCATCGGTTGGTGGATCAGCCCGACCACGCGGGTTGAAGGTGAATGGTTCGGTCTAGGAACGATCAACAGCAACTTCAGCCAATCGTCGGATGGCAGCACCATCCTGGCGCGACCGTTCTACAATCTCAACACCAGCGCGCAGGACTCGTTGTTGGTGGCTGCCCCCGGATTGCGGACGGGCACGATCAACGTCAGCAACACCAGCAACTTTCTGGGAGCTGGCGTGCATCTGACGAAGAACATTCTCTACAA
Proteins encoded in this region:
- a CDS encoding BBP7 family outer membrane beta-barrel protein, which codes for MTARLYKTLLPLAALVMLPATFGLAQSSEEQPPWQQTRAPNEQNGSAYRRPKPQRQYMKSAAASKATTQSVGRVTYDNWKQQPLQKTNSQSSVQRTNWQQPSGGNAGPPPMYNSGPGDGYSAGESYVSEEGGSGDAYTPYDNYGPGDGSGYDFGPNSVGGPEYGGDCDSCGTCGPCGGCGPGRGAVYARAEYLAWWMTGESLPPLVTTSPSGTAPAQAGVLNQSGTSILYGNDAVNTNARSGGRVAIGWWISPTTRVEGEWFGLGTINSNFSQSSDGSTILARPFYNLNTSAQDSLLVAAPGLRTGTINVSNTSNFLGAGVHLTKNILYNSNYCDRSHRLDFLYGFRYLGLYENMGVNSTSNIIQSGGLIPQGSVIGVSDSFKTSNSFYGATLGMSSEARANRWTFSGVGRLGFGGTNERVTINGQTSDTAPGGLSKNVTSGGLLAMPTNIGTYSHSVFSLVPQMELKIGYNLSPAWRVTIGYDVIYWSRVVRPAQQADLYVNPTQGNNGTLKGTPGPLFKFQETDLWVQGISTGLECRF